Proteins from one Hydrogenophaga sp. SL48 genomic window:
- the phaC gene encoding class I poly(R)-hydroxyalkanoic acid synthase, whose protein sequence is MTSGKNAPQPWLEAAQQFQQNLINQWTQAAQAFPGAVAQAPQGSGDPFAAFKVFMPQAGAANPFGMAMPQAGGTMGMPGMGDMFNTAAGQKVSFDPAKLLEIQNTYLKDVAGLWNHGLDHQPQGDRRFAGEAWASNPVAAFSAAAYLLNARTLMALADAVEGDAKTKTRVRFAVQQWIDASAPSNFLAFNAEAQKKAIDTQGESIAKGVANLLHDMKQGHVSMTDESVFEVGKNVATTEGAVVFENELFQLIEYKPLTAKVYERPFLLVPPCINKFYILDLQPANSLIRYCVEQGHRTFVVSWRNPDESMSGKSWDDYIEDAVIKAIGVTQDITGAETINALGFCVGGTMLSNALAVLAARGEEPVNSATFLTTLIDFTDTGILDVFIDEPFVKMREMQFAQGGLMPGRDLATTFSFLRPNDLVWNYVVGNYLKGESPPPFDLLYWNSDATNLPGPYYAWYLRQTYLENNLVKPGKTTVCGEKIDFRLVKLPVYIYGSREDHIVPIGGAYASTQVFPGKKRFVMGASGHIAGVINPPAAGKRSHWVSNANKFPADVNDWIADATEHKGSWWTDWAAWLKPLAGKQIAAPKTYGKGKTYAAIEPAPGRYVKAKA, encoded by the coding sequence ATGACATCTGGGAAAAACGCTCCTCAGCCTTGGCTTGAGGCAGCGCAGCAGTTTCAACAAAATCTCATCAACCAGTGGACACAGGCCGCCCAGGCTTTTCCAGGTGCGGTGGCGCAGGCACCTCAGGGCTCGGGCGATCCGTTCGCCGCGTTCAAGGTCTTCATGCCGCAAGCCGGCGCCGCCAACCCGTTTGGCATGGCGATGCCGCAGGCCGGTGGCACCATGGGCATGCCTGGCATGGGCGACATGTTCAACACCGCGGCGGGCCAGAAGGTCAGCTTCGATCCCGCCAAGCTGCTCGAAATCCAGAACACCTACCTCAAGGACGTGGCGGGGCTCTGGAACCACGGCCTGGACCACCAGCCGCAGGGTGACCGCCGCTTCGCAGGCGAGGCCTGGGCGAGCAACCCCGTGGCCGCGTTCTCGGCAGCGGCCTACCTGCTCAATGCCCGCACGCTGATGGCCCTGGCCGATGCGGTGGAAGGTGATGCCAAGACCAAGACGCGCGTGCGCTTTGCGGTGCAGCAGTGGATCGACGCCAGCGCACCGAGCAACTTCCTCGCCTTCAACGCCGAAGCCCAGAAGAAGGCCATCGATACCCAGGGTGAAAGCATCGCCAAGGGCGTGGCCAACCTGCTGCACGACATGAAGCAGGGTCACGTGTCCATGACGGACGAGAGCGTGTTCGAGGTGGGCAAGAATGTGGCCACCACCGAAGGCGCCGTGGTGTTCGAGAACGAGCTGTTTCAGCTGATCGAATACAAGCCGCTGACGGCCAAGGTCTATGAGCGCCCCTTCCTGCTGGTGCCGCCCTGCATCAACAAGTTCTACATCCTCGACCTGCAGCCTGCCAACTCGCTGATCCGCTACTGCGTGGAGCAGGGCCACCGCACCTTTGTGGTGAGCTGGCGCAACCCCGACGAGTCGATGTCGGGCAAGAGCTGGGATGACTACATCGAAGACGCGGTGATCAAAGCGATCGGCGTCACGCAGGACATCACCGGGGCCGAGACCATCAACGCGCTGGGCTTCTGCGTCGGCGGCACCATGCTCAGCAACGCGCTGGCCGTGCTGGCCGCGCGCGGTGAAGAGCCCGTGAACAGCGCCACCTTCCTCACCACGCTGATCGACTTCACCGACACCGGCATCCTCGACGTGTTCATCGACGAGCCCTTCGTGAAGATGCGCGAGATGCAGTTCGCCCAGGGCGGCCTGATGCCCGGGCGCGACCTCGCCACCACCTTCAGCTTCCTGCGTCCGAACGACCTGGTGTGGAACTACGTGGTAGGCAACTACCTGAAAGGCGAGTCGCCGCCACCGTTCGACCTGCTGTACTGGAACTCGGACGCCACCAACCTGCCCGGCCCTTACTACGCCTGGTACCTGCGCCAGACCTACCTGGAAAACAACCTGGTGAAGCCTGGCAAGACCACCGTCTGCGGCGAGAAGATCGACTTCCGCCTGGTCAAGCTGCCGGTCTACATCTACGGCTCGCGCGAAGACCACATCGTGCCCATCGGCGGCGCCTACGCGAGCACCCAGGTGTTCCCGGGCAAGAAGCGTTTCGTCATGGGCGCCTCCGGCCACATCGCCGGTGTGATCAACCCGCCCGCCGCGGGCAAGCGCAGCCATTGGGTGAGCAACGCCAACAAGTTCCCGGCCGACGTGAACGACTGGATCGCCGATGCCACCGAACACAAGGGCAGTTGGTGGACCGACTGGGCCGCCTGGCTCAAGCCATTGGCTGGCAAGCAGATTGCTGCGCCCAAGACCTACGGCAAAGGCAAGACCTACGCCGCCATCGAGCCGGCTCCGGGCCGCTACGTCAAAGCCAAAGCCTGA
- a CDS encoding acetyl-CoA C-acetyltransferase, whose protein sequence is MEDIVIVSAARTGVGKFGGSLAKTPATELGSIVIKALLERTGLPVDAIGEVIMGQVLAAGVGQNPARQAMMKAGVAKETPALTINAVCGSGLKAVMLAAQAVAWGDSEIVIAGGQENMSASPHVLNGSRDGQRMGDWKMTDTMIVDGLWDVYNQYHMGITAENVAKAHNITREMQDALAAGSQSKAAAAQAAGKFKDEIVGVSIPQRKGDPVLFNSDEFINAKTTAEVLAGLRPAFDKAGSVTAGNASGINDGAAAVMVMTAKKAAALGLTPLARIAAFGTSGLDPATMGMGPVPASQKALARAGWKASEVDLFELNEAFAAQACAVNKALDIDPAKVNVNGGAIAIGHPIGASGCRILVTLLHEMQRSGAKKGLAALCIGGGMGVSLAVER, encoded by the coding sequence ATGGAAGACATCGTCATCGTTTCAGCCGCCCGCACGGGCGTGGGCAAATTCGGCGGCTCGCTCGCCAAGACTCCGGCCACCGAGCTCGGTAGCATCGTCATCAAGGCGCTGCTGGAGCGCACCGGCCTGCCGGTCGATGCCATTGGTGAGGTGATCATGGGCCAGGTGCTGGCTGCGGGCGTGGGCCAGAATCCTGCCCGCCAGGCCATGATGAAGGCCGGTGTGGCCAAGGAAACGCCTGCACTCACCATCAACGCCGTCTGTGGCTCGGGCCTGAAGGCCGTGATGTTGGCCGCGCAGGCCGTGGCCTGGGGCGACAGCGAGATCGTGATCGCTGGCGGCCAGGAGAACATGAGCGCCAGCCCGCACGTGCTCAACGGCAGCCGCGACGGCCAGCGCATGGGCGACTGGAAGATGACCGACACCATGATCGTGGATGGCTTGTGGGACGTGTACAACCAGTACCACATGGGCATCACCGCCGAGAACGTGGCCAAGGCCCACAACATCACGCGCGAGATGCAGGATGCGCTGGCCGCCGGCAGCCAGTCGAAGGCCGCTGCTGCACAGGCCGCCGGCAAGTTCAAGGACGAGATCGTTGGCGTGAGCATTCCGCAGCGCAAGGGCGACCCGGTGCTGTTCAACAGCGACGAGTTCATCAACGCCAAGACCACCGCCGAAGTGCTGGCGGGTCTGCGACCTGCCTTCGACAAGGCCGGTTCGGTGACCGCTGGCAATGCATCAGGCATCAACGACGGCGCCGCTGCGGTGATGGTGATGACCGCCAAGAAAGCCGCCGCCCTGGGACTGACACCACTGGCGCGCATCGCCGCCTTTGGCACCAGCGGCCTCGACCCGGCCACCATGGGCATGGGTCCGGTGCCCGCCTCCCAGAAGGCCTTGGCCCGCGCGGGCTGGAAGGCGTCGGAGGTGGACCTGTTCGAGCTCAATGAAGCGTTCGCGGCTCAGGCTTGTGCCGTCAACAAGGCGTTGGACATCGATCCCGCCAAGGTCAACGTCAACGGTGGCGCCATCGCCATTGGCCACCCGATCGGGGCGTCCGGCTGTCGCATCCTGGTGACGCTGCTGCACGAGATGCAGCGCAGCGGTGCCAAGAAGGGCCTGGCGGCGCTGTGCATCGGCGGCGGCATGGGTGTGTCCCTTGCCGTCGAACGGTGA
- the pgeF gene encoding peptidoglycan editing factor PgeF: protein MTAIPQDWLVPDWPAPARVHALFTTRSGGVSQAPFDSFNLGDHVRDDPVAVAANRTRLRGATGVRPVFLAQVHGVAVAELDADTADGTEADACLSTRPGVACTIMVADCLPVLFTNTAGTAVAASHAGWRGLAGEGAAPAGQGVLEATFDAFVHAVQRTDPAARHDSVAANTLVWLGPCIGPEAFEVGPEVREAFVSKHAIAAACFTPSSAPGKYRANLQALARLRLQALGITQVSGNDGTPPWCTVSQASRFFSHRRDAVRLGSTGRMAACIWLG, encoded by the coding sequence TTGACGGCCATTCCGCAAGACTGGCTTGTGCCCGACTGGCCGGCACCGGCCCGGGTGCATGCGCTGTTCACCACGCGCTCGGGCGGTGTGTCGCAGGCGCCGTTTGACAGCTTCAATCTGGGCGACCATGTCCGCGACGATCCGGTGGCCGTGGCGGCCAACCGCACGCGGTTGCGCGGCGCGACCGGTGTGCGCCCCGTGTTCCTGGCGCAGGTGCACGGCGTGGCGGTGGCGGAGCTGGATGCCGACACCGCCGATGGCACGGAGGCCGATGCCTGCCTGAGCACACGCCCGGGCGTGGCTTGCACCATCATGGTGGCGGATTGTTTGCCGGTGCTGTTCACGAACACGGCGGGCACGGCGGTGGCGGCATCCCATGCCGGCTGGCGCGGGCTGGCGGGCGAGGGTGCAGCGCCCGCAGGGCAGGGCGTGCTGGAGGCGACGTTCGATGCGTTCGTGCACGCCGTTCAACGAACGGACCCGGCGGCCCGCCACGACAGCGTGGCGGCGAACACCCTGGTCTGGCTCGGCCCGTGCATTGGCCCCGAAGCGTTTGAAGTGGGGCCGGAAGTGCGCGAGGCGTTTGTCTCGAAGCACGCCATCGCCGCAGCCTGTTTCACCCCGTCGTCAGCGCCTGGGAAATACAGGGCGAACCTGCAGGCCCTGGCCCGGCTGCGCCTGCAGGCGCTGGGCATCACCCAGGTGTCGGGCAACGATGGCACACCGCCATGGTGCACCGTCTCGCAGGCTTCAAGGTTCTTTTCGCACCGCCGCGATGCCGTCCGCCTGGGCAGCACCGGCCGCATGGCCGCCTGCATCTGGCTGGGCTGA